In one window of Cryptococcus depauperatus CBS 7841 chromosome 3, complete sequence DNA:
- a CDS encoding pyruvate carboxylase — protein sequence MEELQTPIEAWVSHLGIDTSRPGTPGAPSVHTIHGLRKKQAGHTGPLKKVLVANRGEIAIRVFRTAHELAMSTVAIYSYEDRMGAHRYKSDESYLVGKGMTPVAAYLAQDDIVRLALEHGVDMIHPGYGFLSENAGFAKKVENAGIAFIGPRPDTIDALGDKTKARTLAIKTGVPVVPGTPGPVESYDKAAEFIEQYGFPVIIKAAMGGGGRGMRVVRDQASFKENFERAVSEAKSAFGDGTVFIERFLDRPRHIEVQLLADDEGNCVHLFERDCSVQRRHQKVVEVAPAPHLEESIRQAILSDALKLAHAVKYRNAGTAEFLVDQQGRHYFIEINPRIQVEHTITEEITGIDIVAAQIQIAAGVTLEQLGLTQDHIHRRGFAIQCRITTEDAAAGFQPDTGKIEVYRSAGGNGVRLDASSGYAGAQITPHYDSLLVKCSVSGATYEVARRKMLRALVEFRIRGVKTNIPFLIRLLTHEVFESGLTWTTFIDDTPELFKLVHSQNRAQKLLAYLGDLSVNGSSIKGQMGEPGLKTEAIIPSIVDAEGNVIDTSEPCEKGWRKIIIEQGPEAFAKAIRNYKGCLIMDTTWRDAHQSLLATRMRTVDMANIARETSHALQNAYSIECWGGATFDVAMRFLYEDPWARLKTLRKLVPNIPLQALVRGANAVGYTSYPDNAIYDFSKKAVQAGLDIFRVFDSLNYLENMKVGIDAAKKAGGVVEGTICYSGDVANPKKTKYTLQYYLDLTDALVKEGIHVLGIKDMAGLLKPEAARLLVGAIRKAHPDLPIHVHSHDTAGIAAASMIACATAGADVVDVAIDDLSGLTSQPAMGAVVSALEQTGLGTGISHENIQALNQYWSQIRKLYQCFEANVRASDSGVFDHEMPGGQYTNLQFQASQLGLGTQWLDIKKKYIEANKLCGDIIKVTPSSKVVGDFAQFMVSNSLSAQDVIDRATTLDFPSSVVEFFQGYLGQPYGGFPEPLRSNIIRDKPRIDQRPGLSMSPLDFKKIKADLRQKYGPHITDFDVASYYMYPKVFEEYQGFVEKFGDLSVVPTRHFLAKPEINEEMAISIEPGKTLTIKLLAIGPLEQSKGTRECFFELNGESRAVVIIDRNAAIEHVSREKATSDPGSVGSPMSGVVIDVRVKEDQAVKAGDPLCVLSAMKMESVVSSPVSGNIKRVLVKENDSIAQGDLVVEITH from the exons ATGGAAGAACTCCAAACACCT ATTGAAGCTTGGGTCTCTCACCTCGGTATTGACACTTCAAGGCCTGGTACTCCTGGGGCTCCATCTGTTCACAC TATTCATGGCCTGCGAAAAAAGCAAGCTGGCCACACTGGCCCGCTCAAGAAGGTCCTCGTCGCTAATCGAGGTGAAATCGCTATTCGTGTATTTCGTACTGCCCACGAGCTCGCCATGTCCACAGTTGCTATCTATTCTTACGAGGATCGCATGGGTGCTCATCGATACAAGTCGGATGAGTCTTACCTTGTCGGCAAAGGCATGACTCCCGTTGCTGCATACTTGGCCCAGGACGACATTGTCAGACTGGCTTTGGAGCATGGCGTTGACATGATCCATCCAGG TTATGGTTTCCTCTCAGAAAATGCAGGGTTTGccaaaaaagttgaaaatgcTGGTATTGCTTTTATTGGCCCTCGGCCTGACACTATTGATGCTCTTGGAGACAAGACCAAGGCCCGAACCCTTGCTATTAAGACTGGTGTTCCCGTCGTTCCTGGTACACCTGGTCCAGTTGAATCATACGACAAGGCTGCTGAGTTTATTGAGCAGTATGGCTTCCCCGTCATTATCAAAGCTGCCatgggtggtggtggtagaGGTATGAGAGTTGTCCGAGACCAGGCGAGCTTTAAAGAAAACTTTGAGAGAGCTGTTAGTGAAGCCAAGAGCGCTTTCGGTGACGGTACTGTCTTCATTGAAA GGTTCCTCGATCGTCCCCGTCATATTGAGGTTCAGCTTCTcgcagatgatgaaggcaaCTGTGTTCATCTCTTTGAGAGAGACTGTTCGGTCCAGCGGCGACACCAAAAGGTTGTTGAGGTTGCCCCAGCTCCCCACCTTGAAGAGTCTATCCGACAAGCTATTCTTTCTGATGCTCTTAAGCTTGCCCACGCTGTCAAATACCGCAATGCTGGTACAGCCGAATTTTTGGTTGACCAACAAGGCAGGCATTATTTCATTGAAATCAACCCTCGTATTCAAGTTGAGCACACCATCACCGAAGAAATAACTGGTATCGACATTGTGGCTGCTCAGATTCAGATCGCTGCTGGCGTCACTCTCGAACAGCTCGGATTGACGCAAGATCACATTCACCGTCGAGGGTTTGCTATTCAGTGTCGTATCACTACTGAAGACGCAGCAGCTGGCTTCCAGCCCGACACAGGTAAGATTGAAGTTTATCGATCTGCTGGAGGAAACGGTGTCCGACTTGATGCTTCTTCTGGCTATGCCGGTGCGCAAATCACACCCCACTACGACTCCTTGCTTGTCAAATGTAGCGTCAGTGGTGCCACCTATGAGGTTGCTAGGCGGAAAATGCTTCGAGCTCTCGTCGAATTCCGTATTCGAGGTGTGAAGACAAACATTCCTTTCCTTATCCGACTTCTCACCCATGAAGTCTTTGAGTCTGGATTGACTTGGACTACTTTTATCGACGACACTCCCGAacttttcaagcttgttCACTCTCAAAACCGTGCCCAAAAGCTTCTTGCTTACCTTGGAGATCTTTCTGTCAACGGCTCTTCCATCAAAGGTCAAATGGGTGAACCCGGCCTTAAAACTGAAGCCATTATCCCCTCAATTGTCGACGCCGAAGGCAATGTGATAGACACTAGCGAGCCTTGTGAAAAGGGATGGAGAAAAATCATTATTGAGCAAGGTCCTGAAGCTTTCGCAAAGGCAATACGGAACTACAAGGGTTGTCTTATCATGGACACCACCTGGCGAGACGCCCATCAGTCTCTCCTTGCCACCCGTATGCGAACTGTCGACATGGCAAACATTGCTCGTGAAACCTCGCATGCTCTCCAAAATGCGTACTCTATTGAGTGTTGGGGGGGTGCCACCTTTgatgtagcaatgagattCTTATACGAGGATCCCTGGGCTAGGTTaaagactttgagaaaGCTGGTCCCCAACATTCCTTTACAGGCTTTGGTCCGAGGTGCCAACGCCGTTGGGTACACTTCGTATCCTGACAATGCCATCTACGACTTTTCTAAGAAAGCTGTTCAGGCCGGTTTGGACATCTTTAGAGTCTTCGATTCTCTCAACTATTTAGAAAACATGAAGGTTGGTATTGATGCTGCTAAGAAAGCTGGCGGTGTCGTAGAAGGTACCATCTGTTATTCCGGAGATGTCGCCAACCccaaaaagacaaaatatACCCTTCAATATTACCTTGATCTTACTGATGCGCTTGTCAAGGAAGGTATCCACGTACTTGGAATCAAGGACATGGCTGGTTTGCTTAAACCTGAAGCTGCTAGGTTGCTCGTCGGTGCTATTCGGAAAGCTCACCCTGACTTACCCATTCATGTTCACTCTCATGACACTGCTGGTATCGCCGCTGCCAGTATGATTGCTTGTGCCACTGCTGGTGCCGACGTTGTTGATGTCGCTATTGACGACTTATCTGGTTTGACCTCTCAGCCTGCTATGGGTGCCGTCGTCAGTGCCCTTGAGCAGACTGGTCTTGGTACTGGGATCTCTCATGAGAACATCCAAGCGTTAAATCAGTACTGGTCTCAAATCCGGAAGCTCTATCAATGTTTCGAGGCCAATGTTAGAGCGTCCGACTCTGGTGTCTTTGACCATGAGATGCCGGGTGGTCAGTACACCAACCTACAATTCCAAGCCTCTCAACTTGGTCTTGGTACTCAGTGGTTGGacatcaagaagaaatacATTGAGGCTAACAAGCTTTGTGGCGATATTATCAAAGTCactccttcttccaaagtCGTCGGCGACTTTGCTCAGTTCATGGTTTCCAATTCTCTCAGCGCTCAAGACGTCATCGACCGAGCAACCACCCTTGACTTCCCTTCTTCTGTTGTCGAATTTTTCCAAGGCTACCTCGGCCAGCCATATGGTGGCTTCCCTGAGCCTCTCAGATCCAACATCATTCGAGACAAGCCTAGGATTGACCAACGGCCAGGTCTCAGCATGTCTCCTCTCGACTTCAAGAAGATTAAGGCTGATTTGAGGCAAAAATATGGCCCACACATTACCGACTTTGATGTGGCGAGCTACTACATGTACCCTAAGGTATTCGAGGAATACCAAGGTTTTGTTGAGAAATTTGGTGACCTTTC TGTGGTTCCTACTCGTCACTTCCTCGCCAAGCCAGAGATTAACGAAGAGATGGCCATCTCCATCGAGCCCGGAAAGACTCTGACTATCAAGCTCCTTGCTATTGGCCCTCTTGAGCAAAGCAAGGGTACTCGAGAATGCTTCTTTGAGCTCAATGGTGAAAGCCGAGCAGTCGTTATTATTGATAGGAACGCTGCTATCGAGCACGTGTCCAGAGAAAAGGCTACGAGTGATCCAGGAAGCGTTGGTTCCCCAATG TCTGGTGTAGTAATTGATGTTCGAGTGAAGGAAGACCAGGCCGTCAAGGCTGGTGACCCTTTATGTGTCCTTTCAGcaatgaagatggagagcGTTGTATCCAGTCCGGTGTCTGGTAACATCAAGAGAGTGCTAGTTAAAGAGAATGACTCCATTGCTCAGGGTGATTTAGTGGTAGAGATTACTCATTAA
- a CDS encoding protein CFT1 — translation MHALHQTLLPSSSIHYSLFLPNFTPSTIYPLPNPPALLDAPDIKVVGNLVVAGAEVLRVFEIREEKVPILEQDIQSNVVDGQQTNDDIQMEELGDGFFDEGLADRSPLNYETRRRLHLLAHHELHGTVTGLAQLRTIESSTDGLDRLIISFKDAKMALLEWSKGDIATVSLHTYERCPQMNTGDLQSYIPILRTDSHFRLAVLTLPEDSLAILPVIQEQSELDPISEGFTRDAPYSPSFVLSLSDVSSSLRNIQDLIFLPGFHSSTIALLFSPMHSWAGRYQSVKDNFCLEIRTFDITSGGTYPLLTSVKNLPSDCLYLVACPPELGGVVVVTSTGIVHVDQSSRIVGIRVNGWWNLVTNLKSSSKYESHKLSLEGSRGIFVTSRDMLLILQNGDVHQLRFIMEGRNVSEIEVEEKSSEVPPPSTVVKVGENAVFVGCAEGDSWLTKVQIEREVIKEEINGGKEEIDVDWDEDLYGDINGCALDNKAGNQELGPAKISLIPYDVLSGVGKILDVEFGIAATDTGVRTYPQLVAISGGSRKSTFNVFRRGIPITKRRRFNEISNAENVWFLPIDRPSGHRLRDIPEEERATILLSSEVTATRVFALSNKPVPQQINRLDGKTLAAAPFFQRSCFIQVSQLEVNLMDNNGKVFQVICPRSDRPPIVSASISDPYVVIRRADDSVTFFLGDIVARSVTETPIVTKGDLPPCQTVEVFSDTTGIYRTFEPSKLTTEDAQPTSQLPNKINIVNGTTLRNRQSQLTQQQIKRLQEQEPAITSEATSMETAINPAHGTQWLVLLTRAGELQIRSLPDLQVVLQSEGLGCSAPSFTDDLGETHNLGVGEHREEGEEGDDISQMMFCPIGKEHVRPHLLVLHQSGRLNSYEAQPRFTVDASSHSRRSLAVRFRKVHTQLLPISGGIGTSSSSTYNIISFSNIEGLTGAFITGEKPQWIISNDTHPLRAFALKQAAMAFGKTTHLGGKGEYFIRIEDGSFICYLPPTLNTDFAIPCDRYRMERPYTRIAFDPTSAHYVGAASIEVPFQAYDEEGEIQLGPQGENLIPPTNQRSTLELFSQGSDPWCVIDGYEFDQNEEVMSMESVTLESPGAPGGYRDFIAVGTGFNFGEDRATRGNTYIFEILETVGSREGSINVSGWKLRLRTKDPARHPVNAVSTINGYLLNTNGPKLYVKGLDDDQQLMGLAFLDIQLYATTVKVFKNFLLIGDLCKSFWFVSLQEEPYKFTTVSKDLQHVSVVTADFLVHDGQVTFISSDRNGDIRMLDFDPTDPDSLNGERLMLKTEFHAGSAVTVSKLVSDQLVRNAQHVVGLNPRAFRTVRNDLLPRPLSKGILDGQLLNQFALQPLGRQREMMRQIGTDAVTVASDLQALGGFW, via the exons ATGCACGCTCTCCACCAAACGCTTCTTCCCTCCTCATCTATACActattctctctttcttccgAATTTCACTCCATCTACCATCTATCCTCTACCAAACCCGCCAGCTTTACTTGATGCCCCAGACATAAAGGTTGTCGGTAATCTGGTTGTTGCTGGCGCTGAGGTCTTGCGGGTGTTTGAGAtaagagaggagaaggtTCCCATATTGGAGCAGGATATTCAGAGCAATGTGGTTGACGGCCAACAGACTAACGACGATATCcagatggaagagcttgGAGATGGATTTTTTGATGAAGGTCTTGCAGAT CGCTCACCGTTAAACTACGAGACAAGAAGACGGTTACACCTCTTGGCCCATCACGAATTGCATGGGACAGTGACTGGTCTGGCACAGTTGAGGACAATTGAGAGTAGCACAGATGGCTTGGATAGATTGATAATATCATTCAAAGATGCAAAG ATGGCGCTTTTAGAATGGTCCAAGGGAGACATTGCGACCGTCTCCCTTCATACTTATGAACGATGTCCTCAAATGAATACTGGCGACTTGCAAAGTTATATTCCAATCCTTCGGACAGATTCCCACTTCAGGCTAGCTGTCTTGACCCTTCCAGAGGACTCTCTGGCTATTCTGCCTGTGATACAAGAGCAGTCAGAGTTGGATCCAATATCAGAGGGCTTTACACG TGATGCTCCATATTCTCCATCATTTGTCTTGTCCTTATCAGACGTCTCCTCATCTCTTCGAAACATTCAAGacctcatcttccttcctGGCTTCCACTCCTCAACAattgctcttctcttctcaccAATGCACTCATGGGCAGGAAGATATCAATCTGTCAAGGACAATTTTTGTCTCGAGATCCGAACATTTGATATTACTTCCGGTGGGACGTACCCCCTTCTGACTTCTGTTAAAAACTTGCCAAGTGACTGCTTGTATCTAGTAGCCTGTCCACCAGAACTAGGTGGTGTTGTGGTGGTCACCAGCACAGGTATCGTTCATGTCGACCAAAGTAGCCGTATCGTCGGAATAAGAGTCAATGGTTGGTGGAATCTTGTGACAAATCtcaaatcatcttccaagTATGAATCTCACAAATTGAGCTTGGAAGGTTCTCGGGGTATCTTTGTCACCTCTCGCGATATGCTTTTGATTCTTCAGAATGGTGATGTCCACCAGTTGAGGTTCATCATGGAGGGCCGAAACGTGAGCGAAATTGAGGTGGAAGAAAAATCCAGCGAAGTACCTCCTCCGTCGACAGTCGTGAAAGTAGGAGAGAATGCAGTTTTTGTTGGATGTGCCGAAGGCGATTCATGGTTGACTAAAGTGCAGATTGAGAGGGAAGTtatcaaagaagagataaaTGGGGGAAAGGAGGAAATAGATGTTGATTGGGATGAAG ATCTCTATGGTGATATAAATGGCTGTGCTTTGGACAACAAGGCTGGTAATCAAGAGCTGGGTCCAGccaagatatcattgatACCATACGATGTTTTAAGTGGTGTTGGGAAGATTCTAGATGTTGAGTTCGGTATCGCAGCTACTGATACCGGT GTGAGAACCTACCCCCAATTGGTAGCGATTTCAGGTGGCTCTCGAAAGTCAACATTCAATGTTTTTCGT CGTGGTATTCCTATCACAAAACGACGTCGGTTCAACGAAATTTCTAACGCTGAAAACGTTTGGTTCCTTCCAATCGACCGACCGTCAGGACATAGGCTCAGAGATATtccagaagaggagagagcTACAATTTTGCTGAGTAGCGAAGTTACCGCTACTAGA GTGTTTGCGCTTTCCAACAAACCTGTACCACAACAGATAAACAGGCTTGATGGAAAAACGTTAGCAGCCGCACCCTTCTTCCAAAGGTCATGCTTTATCCAAGTTTCGCAGCTGGAAGTCAACCTGATGGACAATA ACGGAAAAGTATTCCAGGTTATCTGCCCCAGGAGTGACAGACCGCCTATTGTCAGTGCGAGTATCTCAGATCCCTATGTGGTTATTCGCCGAGCAGACGATAGTGtcactttcttccttgGAGACATTGTGGCGAGGTCCGTCACGGAGACACCTATTGTGACCAAAGGG GATTTGCCACCATGTCAAACTGTTGAGGTCTTTTCAGACACAACTGGTATCTACCGTACTTTTGAACCATCAAAATTGACTACAGAAGACGCTCAGCCAACCTCTCAACTCCcaaacaaaatcaacattGTGAATGGTACTACACTCCGTAATCGCCAGTCTCAACTTACACAACAACAAATTAAGCGATtacaagagcaagaacCTGCTATTACTTCTGAAGCGACGAGTATGGAAACTGCTATCAACCCTGCGCATGGCACACAATGGCTAGTGTTACTTACAAGGGCTGGAGAGCTGCAAATCAGATCACTACCTGATCTGCAAGTTGTACTTCAGAGTGAAGGTCTGGGATGTTCAGCTCCAAGTTTTACTGACGACTTGGGAGAAACCCACAACCTTGGAGTTGGAGAGCATAGGGAAGAGGGCGAAGAAGGGGACGATATTAGCCAGATGATGTTTTGTCCAATAGGAAAGGAACACGTTAGGCCTCATCTCTTG GTGCTTCACCAATCTGGTCGACTTAACTCTTATGAAGCTCAACCTCGCTTTACAGTCGACGCCTCCTCTCATTCTCGACGCTCCCTTGCTGTACGGTTTCGGAAAGTTCACACTCAGCTTTTGCCTATCTCTGGTGGCATCGGTActtcgtcatcatcaacatACAATATTATCTCATTCAGCAATATTGAGGGCTTAACAGGAGCTTTTATCACGGGTGAAAAACCTCAATGGATCATATCAAATGATACTCATCCCTTGAGGGCTTTCGCTTTGAAGCAAGCCGCCATGGCATTTGGCAAGACTACCCATCTTGGAGGAAAGGGGGAATATTTTATCAGAATTGAAGAT GGCTCTTTCATATGTTATCTACCTCCAACATTGAATACAGACTTTGCCATACCCTGTGATCGTTATAGAATGGAGAGACCTTATACGCGAATCGCGTTCGATCCAACATCGGCGCACTACGTGGGCGCAGCAAGTATTGAGGTGCCTTTTCAAGCatatgatgaagaaggtgaaaTACAGCTGGGGCCTCAGG GCGAAAACCTCATACCACCAACAAATCAACGGTCCACTCTTGAATTATTCTCACAAGGCTCTGACCCGTGGTGTGTCATAGACGGATACGAGTTTGACCAGAATGAAGAAGTCATGAGCATGGAAAGTGTAACCCTTGAATCTCCGGGAGCCCCAGGAGGATATAGGGATTTCATTGCTGTTGGGACAGGTTTTAACTTTGGTGAAGACAGAGCGACACGAGGAAAT ACTTACATCTTTGAGATTCTTGAAACCGTTGGGTCACGGGAGGGCAGCATTAATGTTTCTGGTTGGAAGCTGAGATTAAGGACGAAAGATCCAGCAAGACATCCTGTAAATGCAGTCAGCACTATCAACGGATACTTATTAAATACAAATGGCCCCAAA CTTTATGTCAAAGGTCTCGATGACGATCAACAACTCATGGGTCTTGCGTTCCTTGATATTCAACTATACGCGACCACAGTCAAAGTCTTCAAGAACTTTCTCTTGATTGGTGACCTTTGCAAGAGTTTTTGGTTTGTCTCATTGCAGGAAGAGCCCTATAAATTCACTACTGTCAGTAAGGACTTGCAACATGTCTCGGTTGTTACAGCAGATTTTCTGGTGCATGATGGTCAGGTGACATTTATCTCAAGCGACAGAAATGGAGATATCAGGATGCTTGATTTTGATCCGACTG ATCCAGATTCCTTGAACGGCGAAAGGTTAATGCTCAAAACAGAATTTCATGCTGGATCTGCAGTCACAGTGTCAAAA TTAGTTTCAGATCAGCTGGTTCGAAACGCGCAACATGTTGTTGGCCTCAATCCGAGGGCATTTCG GACCGTTCGCAATGATCTACTTCCTCGACCCTTATCAAAAGGAATTCTGGATGGCCAGTTGCTTAATCAATTTGCGCTTCAGCCCCTAGGGCgacaaagagaaatgatgaGGCAAATTGGCACAGATGCAGTAACGGTAGCAAGTGATTTGCAGGCGCTCGGCGGTTTTTGGTGA